Part of the Scomber japonicus isolate fScoJap1 chromosome 6, fScoJap1.pri, whole genome shotgun sequence genome, CTATGTTTACTGGGAAAACACAGGCTTCCTCCTCACTCCAGTCTCAAACCAAAAGCAAATATTGTTCAATCTATAAAATTTGACACCAGCAGGCTAATGACTAGAACTTTAACCTTCCTCCACCTGTCAGAGACAAAATGCTCTTTCAGGTCAAAGCATTATCTATTTTTCTCCAGAACTAGCTGATGACAAACTTCACTTAAAGAAAATGTCATAGATGTAAATCTCACAGAGTGAGGACCCTGATTTTCAAAAAATTGAGAGCCATGTTGGAAGTGTGTTTGCGATGTGAGATAAGATCATTTGTGAAATGACACTTCAACTCATTATTTATCAGGGTTTTAAATCCATCTGAGTCTGTCCTAACATACAGTGCTTGCTTAAGTTTAGTGACCTTTGTACTCATTTCCAAAAGCTGACTATATCTGCTGTGACAGGACAAATCAATCAATGCCATAACATCATCTGAGCGTTATTTACCTTCTTCTCATCTGTCAGATCCAAAGACTCCAGCTTGGTGCCTTGGTGAGCTGCATAGATCTCCAGTAAGTTGTCAAAGTTAGTGGTGAGGACCAGTGCGCCACTCTCCATTAATTGCAGCACCGAGCGCAGTAGATGTTTCCCTGCATGCTCCATCTTACACTCCAAATCGTCAAACACCTCGTATAGACAGTCCTTGAAGAATGTGGATCGCACATTGCCTGTTctctgtaagaaaaaaaaacaacaggcagGGATTGAAATAATGATATATTTAATAATCACAACCACAGCTGTAGATACATTGTAGTTAAAAGCAATTATAGTTCATCACAAATACTTTGGACGTCTTTATAAAGACCTTGAAAAATAATTGAGTTCTATAGAACATTATGAAAATCACAGTACAGTGACAATGAGACTTCTTACGGTGCACAATGTACTGCAGACAGAAAGCCATACCATTGTCTCTACACTACCTGCTACTGATAATTGATATTCAGTCTTCAGCTAAGCACCTTTAAAAATACTGATTGCACTATGGCAACAGCTGGGAGGGGAAGTGCAGTGAAATGTGATATAGTTCTCCAAAGGAAGTTAAATTCacataataaaattaaaatattagaaTTAGACTACTGAACAAGTACACAGGATTGTGATGATTTTTACTATTGTAGTAATGGGAGAGAGCTTTCCAGTCTAAACCCTAAACCCTTCCCAAAACCATGACTGCTCAAATTATAGTGAAACAACATCTGCACTCTGCAAAGTTTTAAatatagatacaaatttatagTGTTTTAGAGCTAAAAATACAGTGTACTGACTGAAGACTGACCGGCCACAATCAAGTGTGAAGGGAATAATAATTACGATATAATACTGAGTCAGTGTGAATATGATAGAATATTCCTAATTTTATCAAAACTTCACTGTGACGTTAGCTTATTTTTAGTGTGAATGGCCCTGCTGGGAAATGAACCCCTGACTCTATCGATGCttaacattcacacattaaCTGTAAAAAGCTTGCTTTACTTGTATTGAGTATTTCATGGTGCACATTTCATGGCCATTGTCAAACTACCCTGTGTTGTCAAGTATACTTTCACACAGCCACAACAAGCAGCTCTTTAATGGGATTGAGCTGAGTAGACTCACTTATCATACCATGTGACTTCACCATGTTGCATCAAGagtcttaaaataaatgtgcattTGAGCTCAGTCTGAGAAACAGCtgaatattgatattttttcttCAGTGAACTTAGAAGAAGAGTGGAACCGTCGCACAAACATGACCACCAACTCAATAGTTTTTAAGCCTTCCTCTTAGACACCCAAAGTGCCCAAATTAAAAAACTACAAACTTTGTCAGTTGTGCTTCAGAAATGAAAATTACCATTTCTCAAAACATCTGCTCAATGGCAACTTTCCTATGTCTCTACTCTGACCCTGTCCAGAGCTCTTCAAGTAGCAACCCCCTTACACCTGATTCTGCCATGAGATTACGGTCTGTGACTACACCGTCTAAATCTCACCCTTACCTGGTGGAGCCTGttgtgaaaagagaaaaaaaaaagcaggtagAATTGAGCAGCTAAGAATAGCAAAGGGTAGCGCAGAGCTGTAGTGACCAAGGTGATCCTACTGCTGGGAAATGCTCTGACTTCCAGAGATTACAGCTCTAATGGGCTAAACAGCGGGAGTCCTTTCCACAGGAAGAAGCTCATTATCCACATCTAGTGTCTACAGCACCCATCCTGACCACTGTGTCCCTGGATTGCCTGAGGACCTTATGTAATAACCAAATGCAGTGCAAGTAAACAACTctgctttttaaatattcaacctaaactttcattcatttgttttactCAAAGTTTTAAGGTATTTGTGGACTGCCTTATTGAGTAAATACTTACAGTTAGTACTCAAAAGATATAATGCAGACTTTTCATACATCTGTTGCAACTGGAAAGAGTCTGTGACACACCTTGATCTTTATCCACAGGACGATCTGGTTCATTTCACATTGACAGttgacttttttaaatgttgaaagCTACCTTAAAAGCCTTTGGATGCTATATAGCTCACTGATTATCAGCAGATGATGAAGGCTTTCCTCCAATGATtgtgtgggggaaaaaatcttgTCTGAATCGAGCAAATAAAAACTGGTCAGCAAAGTTGTAATTAGCCTCAATTTCGCCAAGGTCATAGGTGTGAGAGGACttacaacaaaaacattccCTTTGAGTTTAAACTTCAGATTAACCCTCATTAGCTGATACTGCGTGCCTACAGAGTAGACCACAATAATCCAGTTGATAAACAATTCCATACAAAGTGGGTTAAAGTCTCACAGCCGACTGTTACTGGATTTAACTGGATATTAGCATTACTAACACAGTTTTCGCTAAATCCTCACAATTATACACATCATAAAGAAACTCTACTTTAGTGGAGTGAGGATGACACTGTGTAAGATTTTGATGATCTTCTCACATATGGTTCAACCCTGACTGAGGAAGTCTACACTTAAGGGAGACCCCAAAATTAAGAAGTCTGTTCCATTTAGGTCTATGCCCTGGGGGAACGCAGGACAGTGAATCTGCTAGGTGCATCACTTCAGGTCAAGTGCAAACATGTGTGCTTATCAGCAAGGAGGAAATATTtgcaggtgtttttttgttttttttgtgtgaatggGCAGTCACTTCACGCGTATGTCTTCCACTGTAACTTATATGCTAAGTGTTTGGGTGGTGCTTTAACCCTGAATGGAAAATCTGGGCTGGTGGGCTGCTGATTCGCATTATTCTATGCTTGTTTTTCCTCAGCACACTAGAGCCTGTAGTGTCTGTAGCCAACGGCAGTGGGCTGCACGACTGTGGATTGAAATAAACACGATGGATAAAGCCATAAAAGCAGTGTTTGTTCCCTTTGTGACAACAGGCTGAGGGCTGAAACAAAGCGTGTTTTATCAATGTCAAAGGTGCGATGAGACATGACTAACACAGGAGGCAAACGGTATTAAGGCTCCCATCTGCCAGCCCTGCTCCAGACCAGACCAGTCCAACAGGAAGAGACCTGAGTTATATGGATCCAAATGTGGTtttatcctttttattttttaactgatCTGCCACACTTCAGTTGGTTTAAAGCTGCAtggtactttaaaaaaaaaacaattaagatCATGATTTCTCCCTCACAATTGACTATTTTCTTTCTTGATTAATaggcaattttttttctttttaaaaaaaaaaagtgcctttGTATTGTCCTTACGCCTTTGAAAGCTTGTCAAGGATAGCGATGCTGTGAGTCAGAAACCTGTTATAGATGTTTATGTGGTCGGGGATTTCCTTGTAATTGTGATGGCCTTGATTATTTGGTTATATTTTAGGGTGGCATTACCTTTTACTGCTGCAATTATAACAAAATGTGCTTTTGGTTGTCGTCATTGTCTTTAATTCTCAAAATGCGCCATATCACACAATGTGACCCATTTTTAGAGTACAGGCACAACAATGTTTATCAGAACTGGTTTGATGAATCTATTTTCTCTTCCTTGCCGTCACACGTGAGTTGACACATATAGTTCCCCCCATAGCTTTCTGTTAATCACAAAAGTTGGATTTATTTTTGCTCCAGTCCTCTGTGCTGTCACATAGTGTAACTCAGTCTTTCTTTATCATTGATGCAACTTCAGGTAGAAATTATGAATGCTTGTTGTGATAAAAATGGACTTGTTCAACATAAATATGTATGAATTCTAAGGATGAGATTGCACAAATGAATTCAAAGCTCCATTTAATAATATCAAGCCTTATTTGCAATAACAAATTCAGGCCATGTTCACATTACAAGGTGTGTGGTGAGGGTGAGTTTTGTATCTTATATTAAAGCAGAAGTCTCATATGATGTGCAGCTTGTTGTATTTAAAGTGTATATATTAGTGACCATTTCAATGAAGGTTTGTATGCTGTGTATATGTTGTAAAGGAGGGCAAGGGcagattataaaataaaaaacaccagCTTGCATTCATGAAGTTGTCTTTTCAGGGAGCCCTAAAGAAAACACTGGTGAttttttaacaacaacaaatgagaaacagaaaaatagcCAGCTCATTGCATGTGTAACTGATTCCAAGTTAAGTGATAAAAAATTGATTTCTAAGACAAGCCACACAAACAAGACTTGTGTCATTTTCTATCAGCCTTTTAATGAGATATGGTTGAGATGTCTTATCTCAATTCATGGAAGTTGAACCAAAATATCCTCAgctgaagaaaggaaaatgagCTGGCAGTCTGTCTGCCATATGTTGGTACATGTATGATTGGTTGGtgtagaaaggaaaggaaaaaggatcAGCCAGTCTTACCGGGGAAAGTTTTTGAATCAGGTCATGGGCCACATGCACCAAATTCTTGTCTTCCTGCATGTGCTTCTGGAAACGTCgactctcttcctcctctagtAGGTCAAAGTCATTTGCTGCATCAAGCAAGGCCTGGATGAGACCTTTCCAGGAGCGCAGAGCAGGGACCTGAGGGGCCACTGCAGAGCTTACCCCCGTGCCAATCACCAGGACTAGCTCAGGGGCTCGCTTAGTCTTCAGGCTGGGCAGCAGTTTCCTTTGGGGCAGGCAGAGATTGAGTGATGACGGTTCCAAAGATGGTGCTTTCCAAATCCTTCCGACAGCATGAAGGTTAAACAATCATTTTCAAACATGCAGTATGAAACTAAAACCTACCTGTATTTAGGACCAGCAAAAATTtcgaatgcaaaaaaaaaaagaagcacaacCTTGTTGACAAAACTGATGAATGAGTAATAGCCAAAGTATGCAGTCGGCTCCAAAGCACCTAAGCTTACCACTTACctgggtttttttgcatttgagtCTGCATCCTGAGAATCAGCTGCAGGTCGCTTCTCAGTTTTCACTCCTACAACGGAGGCCATTCAGCACCTGTAAGATAGACCACATGCTAACTTTGATGACAACTTAAACAAACAATGGGCAACACATTAGTAACAATTCTGGATATTACAATGTGATGCTTGTACTGTTGTTGGCTGTTCTTTGTAAAGCTTCTTAACACCCTGGTTATATTGGAATCATGTCACATATGAAGCTGTTTTATATGTAAATCTGGTCTGACTTTTTTGGGAACAGGAAATAATATATAAACTATTTCTTGGCAGCACACCTTATCTGATGACACATTCTGTTCCAATAAACCACACGTTTGACAATGATTCCAATAAACactgtaagactaaatgacattaaaatgtaaacaatatacaataaatatgatTTCCTACATAGCAGGAaacttttattattgtttactTTAACGTTAACGGTCCATGGCCAAGTTAGCGTTAGTATTTAACCAACGTCATGCTTTAAACTAACATTAGTTTCAGATGAGACAATAGCCAGCGGCGTTAGTGCACAAAGTAAGTTAAATAAAACGTTTCATAAGCACGTTTAACTAACATTACCACTACGTACCTTGATATTCAGGTAGAAGTCCCTCTGATTTCAGAAGTCAGCGAAAGTCGTTGAATGTGTATCGACGTAAACCACGTGAACCAATTGAAAATCGACTTGAGTTCAGGGTTTCAGCTTTTCGATGATGTTAATTCAAACGCAAAGGTTAACACACTGTTACTGTGGCAGCAGTGAATAACCGACAACCAAAAACCCAATTTACAACTCACTAGCATTAAGCTAGcgttcatttgttttttttttgctttaagcTAACTTAGCTGTTAAGGTTAGCTGTCTCCAAGGTTGTTAAAAGCCCCAAACTGCCTCTGTTTTACTTGTCATGCTGTACGTAGTCATGAAGGCGGCATATATCCGCTGAAAACAAGTCTGTTTGGCTAAAAACGCTGCCAACTGCTTTCCTTCGCGTAATTGTATACACCGCGAATGCTCTCGACTCCCCCGGCTACGGTCCGACACATTGCCGGTCGATGTTTAAAGTTTTTGCCGAGCTGTTGAAGTCGCCGCCTGCGGTGATGTATGCTTGATCTTTTGATGCCTTCATGTGCTGTACGAACAACCAGTGGGGATTTACTGTCTTGCATCGTTTGCAGCGTAGCATTAAGctacacatttctgtttttataattaacgtattattctatattctatatCTGATTTCTTGCTTGTTACATGCATATTTTATCAGTCTTATTCAGCCATTACACTAAGCTTAATAAAATAGCATAACGGCCCTTTATTGTTTACTACAAAGCAACAGAGCAGTCGTACTCATGCGCTGGAAGTTAGGAAATGCAGATTTACAATGAGCACTTGAAAGCAGCAGCGTGTGACGTCAAAGAAGGGCAAGTGGTTGGACAACAGACACAAACTGTTGCTTGCATCACAAACTGTAGTTTACTGCCTCTGGGATGTTTGCATACATGAAATTATTGCATAAATACCAGCCTTTTAGAGACAACGGCACGTTTTACTTTCTAATATAGCATTATTCCTAAATCTATGAAATAGTAATAATCCGTTTGTCTTGGAGAAGACAGAATTAGTAAATATGATTAGCATGTAATAAATGATTAGTATCACACCCTTCATCAAAGCCTGtatgcacatttacacataaaacacatagcTTTCATAGTTGACAATAAAACCGtacagtgttttcattttgaatcACAAATAGGCTGCTGTTTTAGGTTAATTGTTACACTTTTTTCCTAGTGGGCTGTTGTGTTTCCTTTTACCATACATTGATTTCCTTCATAATTTATGCTGAAGAGGAACACGTCAGCATAGGCTACTTCAGTAAACCTTCTACTAGACTGCCATCtcctgtttaaaatgaaaaccacaCTTTGAAGTATTCGGGGCAAAAGTCATGAACCTAGTTCCAAAAAGGTCTTGTGATTTAAGTCTTTTAGGGCCAATTTCCCAGACAGGGATTGAATCTAGTTCAAGACTAGAATTGTTTCTCAATGGATATTTTCATATAATCTTGTCTTCAGTCTAGGACTTGTCTTAATCTCTACATTGAGCAATGTAACCCAGACAGTATATTAGTCAAATgaacaataagaaaatattaaaatgtacgCTAATGCACTGCATATTTGTTATGGTCTAACTCTGCTGGTAGTACGGATGGACTCAGCTGACACCAGCTGTGTCATAGTATTCATCACTATGAATGAACACTTATAGCTGTGTAGAAAATATTTACCCTGAGACTGTGGACCCCTTTGCACCATGAGTTCAGGTGCAGCTGACATTGTGCACTGCACATCACAGATGTCATAATGTACATGCCCTACCGCATTATTATGTACAAGTGGTGCCACACTGACATAAATAGAAGATCCAGACTTTATCAAATATTAAAAGGACTCTATATTGCAGTTATTGCAGCCAAACTGGTCTAAGTTGCAGGGAGTATTAAGCAATATTAGGGAGTATATGggaaataataaacaacaatttCCTTTCCCAACTTCCTTAAATCCAAATGTAGATGACATCTACAAAAAGCATTTTGAgctaaatgaagaaaaaaagttattgGAATGTCCCCTCTTTTGTAGACTAACTGGCAATCTGACCGTTCAGTCCTACTTGCTTTCcaccaaaactgaaaatgtgggTAGCATTAACACAAGCTGGTTAACACTGATCTATAAATACTGCAACTGTATAACCAGGTTTATGAAGAGTGATGGAATTATTTGTATGGATGCAGTGAGTATAGAAAACTAAGAGTATAAATAACttgtgtaaatgtaatgtaatgtaaatttgCAAGAAAACATGTACCAACAAAACAGTTTTAGACTCAAGAGCCAATTTATATCTTCTTTCAATTTATTTGAGAATAAATCCGAATGAACAGTTCATGATCCAAAGTTTGACATACATCCCTCAAGAtaccaaaaaaaacagcatatatGTTGGAGTGAGATGATCCATGTGTTCACCCTGTGAGCAAATAAGTTACAATTATAGTGcaatatatattgtgtataggcatttttaatttatagcCCACATCACTGCATAcatgttaatattaaatatcATTTGAATACACAACTAAATCAGCAGACACATTTCAATCTACACATATCAATGTATTTGAAGATACAATCAATCATTAAAAGGCATACCGTTTGTCTGtcattcaaaaatattttccatttgcaAATTTATCCCAAATCATCAATCGATGAACAATATTACAGCTGTAAGATTTCACATGTCCTCAAAGAAAAGGctctgtattcattttattacagGAGAAAGGAATACTAGCATATTTAAACCAATGCACTCTCACTCAATCACTGATTTATTTGTAAGAAatgtctagttataatagactGTTTGAAGGTCAAAAATCAAATCCGAGCTCCTGAAGAGGCAAAATCCctaaacaaagcaaaaatgttCTTAATTCTCATTCTTTCCCTTCTTGAAATGCAGCAATTATGCTTTGAATTAGCACAACATGAACCTGAAAGTCACATGAAGCTCAATAAAAGCTTTACTTTCAAGGCTGGCAGATCTTGAGCTATATTTTACTGCATAATAGTAAATAACTTAATATAATAGAATATATTAACtggtaatgataataataatactactactaccaataataataatataacttaTTCATAATAATGCAGTACTAGTATGATTTTTGACTACACAACTGACAGTTGAGGAACTCTTATGGGAGATCAGTAGACTGTAAAGTCATTTTCTCTTATCAAAGTGAAATATGGCTTTAAGGGCACAAAGGATTAGCAGAGGTCGGGTCAGGGCTGGGCTCCACACAGTATCCAACAGTTTTTTCTTTGAAACCCTTCATAAACCCTGGTAGTAAAAGTCAATGAAGGAAGCCAAGGGTAAAGGAAGAATACACTCTTTTAGAAAGTTACAGCTGCTCTATACAGAGATGGAGCCTTCTCTAAAGTTGGTCTTCCCTATCAGAACGTTGAGAAGTGTAGCCTTGCCCTCCTTGGTCTCCTTCTGAGcctgtttgatgatgtcactcaggCGGTCCTCATCCTCACGCCCTATAAGGTAGCCCTTACCACCGTAACCATCAGCTACTGTGTGATAATCTGCAAAAAGGGGCAGAAAATACAATCTGCCAGTTAACAACTGCCCAAATGTCATACATTAATTCTGTTCAGAGAGTGTGATTTTCTACTCATATGCAGAAAATATACCTGTAAATGCAAGGCCACATGCCACATTGCTGCCAAGTATGGGAACCTGCTCTCTGGAAATCTGACTCCAACATGCATCATTTCCCACCACGGCTATAACTGCTGTCTAGAAGATAAAAGTGAGATATGGAATATtggacaaaaataaagaaaaatatacaatCATGCATGCTCCACAGTGAATAAAGGATCATTCCTTGCTGAGGCCTTTAACAGGGTACAGCAATTAGGCATTACAGCTCCCAGAGATAAACAATTCATAACCAATGTGCGCATAGTTATATTCAAAAGCCTCTGAAGAACCGCATTATATAAGAAGTTTCCAAGCATACTTCTGTGAAATCTTTATATCTATAGTGAAGGTGTTTTTAacgattgtgtatgtgtgcatgtgtgtatgtgagtgtcaACAGTGTATCTTTATGATTAACATTTAGATTGGTGttagtgtgttgtgtgtttgagaaGATTTTCTGAAATGTTGTACTTCTTATTGGTATGTTTTTCATCCTGATAGTCTCACATTTGCTATGGGTACTTGAGTTGCTTACATACACATAATGACAATATTGTAAGAGTGATTTTACCTTGTGTCTAGTGaatgtgtcaaactctgcaacACTGTATCCTAAGGAGCCGTCACCATAGACTATCCACACCTGGAGAGCACACAAATTAGCATTTCATTTAGAAAAAGTTAAAACTGTTAGATGATCAGACAAAGCACTTTCAGAAAAGCCTGTATCAATACTTTACCTCAGATTCAGGCCGACACAGTTTTGCCCCTAGAGCAAATCCTCCTCCCACCCCAAGAGTCCCAAAGGCTCCTGTAGGGACAAGGAGCAGTACTTGTTGAATCAACAAATTATCTGATTTGTTtcaattattaataatttcacatTCAGTTCACTGaaattatcacattttatgtatCAAACATGTGTTTTATTCACATTCTCACCTGGATCTAGCCAGCGCAAAGGTCCTCTTGGTCTCATAATGTAAGCAGCACTTCCCACAAAATCACCACCATCAGCCACAATGATGCTGTCCTCTGCCATCAGTTCATCCACAAGGTGGAGGACTTTCAAGGGATTTAAGTGGTGGTTTGTCTTTTCGTCAGCTTTAGctctgaaatgaaaaacaaacaactatttttatatatgtgggaaaaaatatttttcttgccATGGATGCATTTGATGAACTTATGTTTGCTGAAGAAGAACAATTTTATAATATCTGTGACTATAGACTGTACAGTATTGACAGACAGAACGGAGACCAAGCTCTGCTTACCTGTTAGTGTTTTCTTTGGTGGTATCTCCTGCTTTGAGACTTTGAGGCCATTCTTCTGGACAGCGATGGCCCTTCAGGCCTTTGGCAAGCCGTGCTAAGAATGAACCAGCATCACCTGAAACAGGCAAATATTAACATTTCAGAGTTTAACTGTTAAACAGATGTTTTTGTCCTATTTTTCAACCCTAGAAGAGTGCAAGTCAACTGCACTGCATGAAACATTGCTACTGTAATTGTAAACCTGAATGACTGCATGTCATGAACATACCTTGAATTGCTATAGTTGGTTTCCAGAACATATCAGAGTTTTTGAGCAGCTGTGACTTATCTCGGTTGACAGCGATGATCTTGCTACGTCTGTTCAGAACTCTGCCATAGCTCAACCGGAAGTCACATACAGTGCCtataaaaacacagtaacataatgtcaacatttcttttcttttggatTGCCTGTGCCTAAACAGGCTCCTCTGAAATACAGTTCGACTTCTAACTGTATGTCAACAGACATAAAACAAGTATTGGTTACTTTTAGCCAGGAATGAAGCAGCTGTCATTCTATTAATTGTAAAATTAAGTActgttgaattatttatttaagattaaacttttaaatttgATACCAAGTCAGTGGAACTTATCCACTGCATACATGTGTTAAATAACAAATGCTTGTCATCTTGTGTTAATTACCTTCTGTCATCTTAGGTTTGATTATACAAGAAAAAGAGTCtatagccatgctagcagctgtACTGCTatcatcagcatgctaacagtGTACAATGTATAAAGTATAATGTTTGCCATCACCACCTTAGTTtagtatgttagcatgctatAAGATACTCATTAGTGTTTAACATAAAGTGCCAATGTGGCTGATATTTAGgcataaaccaaaacaacaattgtgaaagtgaaatttgacctgatgatggtgctacATATAAAGCCAGGAGGAGGTTCATCAATCCAGGATGGATTGATGAATTGTTGTAGATAGATTTCAGTCAGCACAAAGGTGTGGACAGACTGACACTGCCATCAGTAGAGTGGCTAAAGAGTAAAGGCCAaagtataacatacagaatctGAACTGTAAGACTTTGTCTGACCTGCTAAGAGCACCAAGTCGGCATCCTTCAGAGCATCGCGT contains:
- the fam118b gene encoding protein FAM118B, encoding MASVVGVKTEKRPAADSQDADSNAKKPRKLLPSLKTKRAPELVLVIGTGVSSAVAPQVPALRSWKGLIQALLDAANDFDLLEEEESRRFQKHMQEDKNLVHVAHDLIQKLSPRTGNVRSTFFKDCLYEVFDDLECKMEHAGKHLLRSVLQLMESGALVLTTNFDNLLEIYAAHQGTKLESLDLTDEKKVLEWAQEKRRLSVLHIHGVYTNPSGIVLHPAGYQNVLRNTEVMREIQKLYETKSFVFLGCGRTVDDTTFQALFLEAVKHKSDLEHFMLVRREDVGEFKKLRDNMLDKGIKVISYGDEYGDLPEYFERLANEICNRDVSTNGWGSPAKNGEEVQNGFNTQKSLLQDYHS